The following is a genomic window from Verrucomicrobiota bacterium.
CGTCAGAGTTGCAGTAACCCTTCCCAATTTGATTCTCGGCCACCAACCATGGTTTGCCGCCGAATTCGTTTTCATAATTTGACTTACCTGCCCGTGGTTTGCCACGCTCAGGCACTGAATTAAAGAACAATCCCTATGAAAAGTTTTGCTTTTTCATAAGAGATGGTTTGCAGACTACGCTAATGTAAGTGTTCGTCAATAGCATTTGAAAATAATCATCTCTTTCCGTTGCGCGAGGAAACCGCTCGACAAAGGGGAATTCGCCACGTTAGCCTTGCCGCATGGTTGCTGATGAATTTGATGTGAAATATGTGGCCCACCTGGCCCGGCTGGCGTTGACGCCGGAGGAACAGGCCAAGTTGGGGGCGCAACTGGAAAGCATTTTGACGTATGTCAACCAGTTGAAGGAAGTGGATGTGTCGGGCGTGGAACCCACCGCGCACGCGTTTCCGCTCACCAATGTGACGCGCCCGGATGTGGTGCGGCCCTCGCTGCCCAATGAGGACGCCCTGCGCAACGCCCCCGCCAAGGCCAACGGGCTGTTCCTGGTGCCTAAAATCGTCGAATAATCCCGCCCATGCCAAATCAATTGACCATTTCTGCGGCCCGCGCCCAATTGGATCGCCGCACCCTTTCCAGCCGCGACCTGATGCAGGCGTGCCTGAACCGCGTCGCCGCTGTGGAGCCCAAATTACACGCGTTCATCAGCCATGACCCCGCCGATGCGCTGAAGCAAGCCGAGGCGGCCGACCAGCGGTTGGCGGCCGGGGAACGGCTGCCGCTGTTGGGTGTGCCGATTGCCATCAAGGATGTTATTTGCGTCAAGGATCACCCCTGCAATTGCGGTTCCAAAATCCTGGGTAACTTCGTTTCGCCCTACGACGCCACCGTGATTGAAAAGCTGAAGGCCGCCGGGGCCATCGTGTTTGGCCGGGTGAACATGGATGAGTTCGCCATGGGCAGCTCCACGGAAAATTCCGCGTTCGGCACCTCCCGCAATCCCTGGGATCCCACCCGCATTCCGGGCGGCTCCTCCGGCGGTTCCGCCGTGGCCGTGGCGGCGGATGAATGCCTGGCCGCACTCGGTTCGGATACCGGCGGTTCCATTCGGCAGCCCGCCGCCTTGTGCGGGTGCGTGGGGCTCAAGCCGACGTATGGCCGCGTCTCCCGTTACGGGTTGGTCGCGTTTGCGTCGTCGCTGGACCAGATCGGGCCGTTCACCAAGGACGTGCGCGATGCCGCCATTTTGCTCCAAGCCATCAGCGGCCCGGACGGGCGGGACTCGTCGAGCGTGCCGCAACCGGTGCCGGATTATGCCGCTGCGTTGGATGGCAATGTCAAGAGGCTGAAGCTGGGGTTGCCCAAGGAATACATGATCGGCGGCCTGGACCCTGAGGTAAAGCAGTCGGTGGATAACGCCGTGCGCAAGTTCCAGGAGATGGGCGCGGAAATCCGCGAAATCTCCTTGCCGCATACCAATTATGCCGTGGCGACCTATTACGTCATCGCCACCGCCGAGGCCAGCGCCAACCTGGCGCGCTTCGACGGCATCCGCTATTGCGCGCGCGTGGACGGGCCGGACCCCATCGCGCTGTACATGCGCACGCGCGGCGCGGGCTTTGGGCCGGAGGTGAAGCGGCGCATCATCCTGGGCACCTACGTGCTCAGCAGCGGTTATTACGACGCCTATTACCTGCGCGCCCAGAAAGTCCGCACGCTCATTCGCAATGACTTCCTCAAGGCCTTCGAGCAGGTGGACGCCGTCATCACGCCCACCACGCCCACGGCCGCGTTCAAGATCGGCGAGAAATCCGATGATCCGTTGCAGATGTACCTCTCCGATATTTTCACCATCTCCTGCAACCTGGCGGGCATCTGCGGCATCAGCGTCCCGTGCGGGTTCACCGCCCATCCCCGCCTGCCCATCGGCCTGCAACTCCTGGGCAAACCGTTCGGCGAAGCGCCCCTGCTCAAGCTCGCGCACGCCTACGAACAAAGCACGAACTGGCACCAACAAAAGCCAACGCTCTAATTTACCATGGAATACGAAGCCGTCATCGGGCTGGAAACGCACGTTCAGCTCAAAACCAAATCCAAAATGTGGTGCGGGTGCGCCAATGAGTTCGGCGCGGACCCCAACACCAATGTTTGCCCGGTCTGCCTGGGGATGCCCGGCGTCCTGCCCGTGGCCAACGACGAGGCCCTGCGCCTCACCGTGCTCACCGGTTACCTGCTCAATTGCGAAATTCCCCGCTACGCCAAGTTCGACCGGAAGAACTATTTCTATCCGGACATGCCCAAGAATTACCAGGTCACGCAATACGACAAGCCTTCCACCACCACCGGCTGGGTCGAGTTCGAGTATGCCGGGGGCATCAGCCGCGTGCGCATCACCCGCGCCCACCTCGAAGAAGACGTCGGCAAGAGCTTTCACTTCGACCATCACAGCGGCGTGGACTTCAACCGCGCCGGCGTGCCGTTGCTGGAGATCGTCTCCGAGCCCGACCTCACCAACTCGGACATGGCGTATGAATACCTCAATGCCCTCAAGGAAATCCTGATCTACGGCGGCATCAGCGATTGCGACATGGAAAAGGGCATGGTCCGCTGCGACGTCAACGTCAGCGTGCGGCCCAAGGGCGAGACCAAGCTGGGCGCCAAGATCGAAATCAAGAACATGAACTCGTTCAGCGGCGTGCGCCGCGCGCTCGAGTATGAAATCCCGCGCCAGATCGCCGTCGTTACCCAAGGCGGCAAGCTCAGCCAGGAAACCCGCCGCTGGGATGACGCCGCCGGCATCACCGAACTCATGCGCACCAAGGAAGACGCCCACGATTACCGCTACTTCCCCGAGCCGGACCTCATGCCCTTTGAGCCCACCGACGCCTGGCTGGCCGAGGTCAAGGCCCGCGTCGTGGAACTCCCCGCCGCCCGCAAGCGCCGGTTCATCAGCCAATACCAGTTGCCCGCCGGCGATGCCGAGGTGTTCAAGAACGACGTGCCGCTGGGCGATTATTTCGAAACCCTGGCGCGCGGCGCGAAGCACCCCAAGGCCATCGCCAACTGGGTCATCAACAACCTGCGCGCCAAAATGTCCGAGACCAGCACCGGCCTGGCCGAACTCAAATTCCCGCCGTCAGCCATCGCGGAACTGGCCGAGCTGGTGGACAGCGGCAAGATCAGCACCAAGATCGCGCAAGAAGTCTTTGCCGACGTGTTTGCCACCGGTGAAGCCCCGGCCAGCATCGTGGAAAAGAAAGGCCTCGTGCAGGTGAGCGACACGGGCGCCATTGAGAAATTCTGCGATGAAGCCATCGCCGCCAACCCCAAGGCCGTGGCCGATTACAAAGCGGGCAAAATGGCCGCGCTCAATTCCCTCAAGGGCTTGGTAATGAAATTCAGCAAAGGCAAGGCCAACCCGAACCTCGCCGGGGAAACCCTCGAACGCAAACTAACCACGTAGCCGCCGAGGTAAGGAGGCGGATTCCCCATTCCCCTTTCCACGTAGCCGTCGAGATAAGGAGACGGAGTTCGGGAATTAACGTCTAAAAATCCGTCTCCTTACCTTCCAAGATACAGAAGTGTTGAAAAAATGCAGAACATGTTGAATATAAGTATCTTTTGCCCCAGCAAGCGCGGAGCGATTGATTTGCTCGACGGCTACATGGGTGGTTCGGCTTCCCGGGTGGTCACATAGAACTTCCAGTAGCGCTCCCAGAATTCTTCATCCAGGGGATGCATCCGGGGATAGCCCGGCACCATTGCGCCGCTGAACGGCCACTTTCGGGCAGCGGCTACCAACTTGGCGCGCGCCGGATTTTCCAAGACATAGAAGCATGTGGCGGCAAACGCATTTCGGCGGCGCTCTTCCTCTCGCAGCACATGGTCATGCGGTTGGGGTTGCCACTCCCGACCTTGGCCAAGCGCAGGCTTCAACTCGGCGCGCAGGAACTTCATTGCATTGAGTTGGTCGCTCTCCCGGCGCAATCCCATCCAAACCAAATGCAAGTGATCTGGCATCAGGCAATAGGCCGGGCACCAGACCATATAGCGCACCGCCGTATGCAGCAGGATTTCACGGAAGGTGGCGTGAAACGCGGATGTCAGCCATCCGCGTGAACGTTCCTCCAAGGTGTTGGTCCAAAGAACCACCGCGTGCCCTTGGTAATACTGCCGTTCCAATCGCGGCAGGTTGCTTTTAGGTTCAAATGGCATGGTCGTACCGTAGCCAAGCCCATGGGGAAAGCGGAAGAAAAAAATACACCAAGCGTAGCCGTCGAGGTAAGGAGACGGATTCCCTTTCCCGTAGCCGCCGAGGTAAGGAGACGGATTCCCTTTCCCGTAGCCGCCGAGGTAAGGAGGCGGATTCCCCATTCCCCTTCCGCGTAGCCGCCGAGATAAGAAGACGAAGTCCGCGAATTCAGGTTAAAAAACTCCGTCTCCTTACCTCGACGGCTACGCGACGTCAAAATAAATCCTTGCTATGCGGCCCGGAACGGCGCAACCCTACACCCGTGAGCCGCGTTCCTGATAACCGTAAGGAAACTGGCCTGCGCCAACCGGCGGAGGTCAAGGCCGATGCTGTGGCGAAGGAACGTCTGGAGCACCTCGCCTCCGAAGTCGCCCTGAAGACGATTCACGAGCTGGAGGTGTATAAGATCGAGTTGGAAGCGCACAACCGGGAATTGCGCTACACCCAGCAGGAAGTCGAATCCGCCCGCGACAAATACTTTGGCTTCTACGACCAGGCCCCCATCGGTTACCTGACCTTGAGCGAAAAGGACTTGATCCTGGAAGCCAACCTCAAGGCCGCCGAACTGCTGGGCGTGCCCCGGAACGAGTTACTCCGGCAACCGCTCATCCGGTTCATCCTCCCCGACGACCAGGCCCGCTACCGCCAGCATAAAAAACGACTCTGGGATACCGGCGCGCCCCAGCAGTGCGACCTGCGGTTGCTAAAGGAAGACGGCACCGAATTCTGGGTGCATCTCAAAGGCGTCGCCGCGTCGGAGCCAGATGGCACCCGCGTCTGCCGCCTCATCCTGAGCGACATCACCGAGCGCAAGCGCATGGAAGAGACACTGCGGGAGAGCGAGCAGCGGTTCCGAACCCTGACGGAACTGGCCCCGATTGGCATTTACCGGTCCACACCGGACGGCCACTGCACATACGTCAACGACTGCTGGTGTGAAATAAGCGGCCTAAGCCTGACCGAGGCGCTCGGGCTGGGCTGGGCCAAGGCGCTACATCCTGAAGATCGGGACGTCGTCTTTGCGCGTTGGCAGGAGATGGTGGATTCCGCCAGCCACTGGGGAATGGAATACCGTTTCCAAACCCCAGCCGGAAAAGTCACCTGGGTGTACGGCCAGGCCGCCCCGCAGCGCGACGCACAGGGCAAGATTATCGGCTATGTCGGCGTCAATTACAACATCACCGAGCGCAAACAGGCAGAGGCCGAGCGGGAACGGTTGGAAACCCAGACCCGGCAACTCCAGAAGGCCGAGAGCCTGGGCCGCATGGCCGGGGCCATCGCCCACCACTACAACAACCAGCTCCAGGCCGTGATGTTGAACCTGGATATGGCCATGGAAGCACTGCCGCCCCAGGCCGAACCCGCGGAAAGCCTGGCCGGCGCCATGCAGGCCGCCCGCAAAGCGGCGGAAGTAAGCCGCCTGATGGTGACTTACCTCGGGCTGGACCAGGTCAAGCACGAGCTGCTGGACCTCTCTGAAACCTGCCAGAATTACCTGCCCCTGCTGCGCGCCAGCCTGCCGCACAGCGTGAGGATCGACACCACGTGTCTCATCCCCGGCCCCGTCATCCGGGCCAACGCCAACCAACTTCACCA
Proteins encoded in this region:
- a CDS encoding PAS domain S-box protein; the encoded protein is MSRVPDNRKETGLRQPAEVKADAVAKERLEHLASEVALKTIHELEVYKIELEAHNRELRYTQQEVESARDKYFGFYDQAPIGYLTLSEKDLILEANLKAAELLGVPRNELLRQPLIRFILPDDQARYRQHKKRLWDTGAPQQCDLRLLKEDGTEFWVHLKGVAASEPDGTRVCRLILSDITERKRMEETLRESEQRFRTLTELAPIGIYRSTPDGHCTYVNDCWCEISGLSLTEALGLGWAKALHPEDRDVVFARWQEMVDSASHWGMEYRFQTPAGKVTWVYGQAAPQRDAQGKIIGYVGVNYNITERKQAEAERERLETQTRQLQKAESLGRMAGAIAHHYNNQLQAVMLNLDMAMEALPPQAEPAESLAGAMQAARKAAEVSRLMVTYLGLDQVKHELLDLSETCQNYLPLLRASLPHSVRIDTTCLIPGPVIRANANQLHQVLTNLVTNAWEAMGETRSAIHLAINTVPATAIPAAHRFPIGWQPDAPAYACLEVADTGSGIADKDIEKLFDPFFTTKFIGRGLGLPVVLGIAKTHHGAVTVTSELGQGSRFRLFLPLSTEAIVRPPAPTVPARKSLLTGTILLVEDEQTSRTVVALALKRMGFKVLAAADGVEAVELFKQHQAETDCVLCDLTMPRMNGWETLAALRQIVPIIPVILASGYDEAHVMKDEHAEKPQAFLGKPYELDALRTTLERVLGQA
- the gatB gene encoding Asp-tRNA(Asn)/Glu-tRNA(Gln) amidotransferase subunit GatB; translation: MEYEAVIGLETHVQLKTKSKMWCGCANEFGADPNTNVCPVCLGMPGVLPVANDEALRLTVLTGYLLNCEIPRYAKFDRKNYFYPDMPKNYQVTQYDKPSTTTGWVEFEYAGGISRVRITRAHLEEDVGKSFHFDHHSGVDFNRAGVPLLEIVSEPDLTNSDMAYEYLNALKEILIYGGISDCDMEKGMVRCDVNVSVRPKGETKLGAKIEIKNMNSFSGVRRALEYEIPRQIAVVTQGGKLSQETRRWDDAAGITELMRTKEDAHDYRYFPEPDLMPFEPTDAWLAEVKARVVELPAARKRRFISQYQLPAGDAEVFKNDVPLGDYFETLARGAKHPKAIANWVINNLRAKMSETSTGLAELKFPPSAIAELAELVDSGKISTKIAQEVFADVFATGEAPASIVEKKGLVQVSDTGAIEKFCDEAIAANPKAVADYKAGKMAALNSLKGLVMKFSKGKANPNLAGETLERKLTT
- the gatA gene encoding Asp-tRNA(Asn)/Glu-tRNA(Gln) amidotransferase subunit GatA, producing the protein MPNQLTISAARAQLDRRTLSSRDLMQACLNRVAAVEPKLHAFISHDPADALKQAEAADQRLAAGERLPLLGVPIAIKDVICVKDHPCNCGSKILGNFVSPYDATVIEKLKAAGAIVFGRVNMDEFAMGSSTENSAFGTSRNPWDPTRIPGGSSGGSAVAVAADECLAALGSDTGGSIRQPAALCGCVGLKPTYGRVSRYGLVAFASSLDQIGPFTKDVRDAAILLQAISGPDGRDSSSVPQPVPDYAAALDGNVKRLKLGLPKEYMIGGLDPEVKQSVDNAVRKFQEMGAEIREISLPHTNYAVATYYVIATAEASANLARFDGIRYCARVDGPDPIALYMRTRGAGFGPEVKRRIILGTYVLSSGYYDAYYLRAQKVRTLIRNDFLKAFEQVDAVITPTTPTAAFKIGEKSDDPLQMYLSDIFTISCNLAGICGISVPCGFTAHPRLPIGLQLLGKPFGEAPLLKLAHAYEQSTNWHQQKPTL
- the gatC gene encoding Asp-tRNA(Asn)/Glu-tRNA(Gln) amidotransferase subunit GatC, with the translated sequence MVADEFDVKYVAHLARLALTPEEQAKLGAQLESILTYVNQLKEVDVSGVEPTAHAFPLTNVTRPDVVRPSLPNEDALRNAPAKANGLFLVPKIVE